The following proteins come from a genomic window of Triticum aestivum cultivar Chinese Spring chromosome 6A, IWGSC CS RefSeq v2.1, whole genome shotgun sequence:
- the LOC123127912 gene encoding mitogen-activated protein kinase kinase kinase YODA — MPPWWGRSSSKEVKKSATENLIDTFQRFISPSEQKGSTKSRGGRRRGKDQTAEKRCWSTAHSRSTSPSKEVSRCQSFATDRAHAQPLPLPRSRAGVRRIVSDNPDSKPILEKSGTGHQLPLPALNRLANASVSSNSSIDSDDRADSQLQSPAGNEVTNVTAPSSSSGVRKECSGATTRRSTKEVTKPRNAFPSNQILSTSPSGAVTDSYQPSLQNSRQVALESAPNSLMSSPSQSPRTIFPDQIPTSAFWAVKPQPDVVFLGSGQCSSPGSGQTSGHNSVGGDMLAQFFWQPSRGSPECSPIPSPRMTSPGPSSRVHSGSVSPLHPRAGGIVPESPTSRRDEGKKRQTHRLPLPPLSISNSSPFLPNNSAPTSPISRSPGRSENPPSPGPRWKKGKLIGRGTFGHVYAGFNSDRGQMCAMKEVTLFSDDPKSKESAKQLGQEISLLSRLQHPNIVRYYGSETVEDKLYIYLEFVSGGSIHKLLQEYGQFGEQAIRNYTKQILLGLAFLHATNTVHRDIKGANILVDPKGRVKLADFGMAKHINGQQCPFSLKGSPYWMAPEVIKNSSGCNLAVDIWSLGCTVLEMATSKPPWSEYEGIAAMFKIGNSKELPPIPDHLSEEGKDFIRQCLQRDPSSRPTAVDLLQHSFVRSASPLERPAASVPLEQLAAISCKPISKVVGQAKNMPSLGLEGQSIYQRRAAKFSSTNSGIHIWSNTSCPVSPCGSPLLRSRSPQHQNGRMSPSPISSPRATSGASSPVGGVHGAIPFSHARQPAYSNEGFTIAPRGLDKNLPTRPPDPVLGHFGRAQQFSTGTQERVISECDILRPQTGKMRRLNVQDLNATTLPSKHVSQHGSGSHVRLKPSLDLTSGNQRLVRNHGH, encoded by the exons ATGCCACCATGGTGGGGAAGGTCTTCATCCAAAGAAGTAAAGAAGTCGGCCACAGAAAATCTAATTGACACATTTCAGCGGTTCATAAGTCCAAGTGAGCAAAAGGGGAGCACAAAATCACGAGGGGGTCGCAGACGTGGTAAAGACCAAACTGCTGAGAAACGTTGCTGGTCTACTGCCCACTCACGCTCCACATCCCCTTCAAAAGAGGTTTCTCGCTGTCAAAGCTTTGCAACAGATAGAGCACATGCACAACCACTCCCTCTTCCTAGATCACGTGCTGGGGTGAGACGTATTGTATCTGATAATCCCGACTCAAAGCCCATTTTGGAGAAGAGTGGTACAGGACATCAACTACCACTGCCAGCCCTGAACCGGCTTGCAAATGCTTCTGTCTCCAGCAACAGTTCTATTGACAGTGATGATCGTGCAGATTCTCAACTTCAGAGCCCCGCAGGAAACGAGGTGACCAATGTTACAGCACCGAGTAGTTCAAG CGGTGTGCGTAAAGAGTGTTCAGGTGCTACCACCAGAAGGAGCACCAAGGAAGTGACAAAGCCAAGAAATGCTTTTCCTAGTAACCAAATTCTGTCTACATCTCCAAGTGGTGCTGTCACTGACAGTTACCAACCTAGTTTGCAAAATTCACGACAAGTTGCTCTTGAGAGTGCTCCAAATAGTTTGATGTCAAGCCCTTCTCAAAGCCCAAGAACAATATTTCCTGACCAGATTCCAACATCAGCTTTTTGGGCGGTTAAGCCTCAGCCAGACGTAGTTTTCCTTGGGTCTGGTCAGTGCTCCAGTCCAGGCTCAGGGCAAACATCTGGGCATAATTCAGTGGGAGGTGATATGCTAGCTCAGTTCTTTTGGCAGCCTAGCCGAGGTAGTCCAGAGTGTTCACCAATTCCAAGCCCAAGAATGACGAGTCCTGGTCCAAGTTCAAGGGTGCATAGCGGAAGTGTGTCTCCGTTGCATCCAAGGGCTGGTGGGATTGTACCTGAATCTCCAACTAGCCGGCGTGATGAGGGGAAGAAAAGGCAAACCCACCGATTGCCTCTTCCACCATTAAGCATCTCTAACAGTTCCCCATTTTTACCGAACAACTCCGCACCAACAAGTCCTATATCTCGTAGTCCTGGTAGATCAGAGAATCCACCCAGTCCTGGACCACGGTGGAAGAAGGGAAAGCTGATTGGGCGTGGCACATTCGGCCATGTATATGCTGGCTTCAACAG TGATAGAGGCCAAATGTGTGCAATGAAGGAGGTTACCCTTTTCTCAGATGATCCCAAGTCAAAAGAAAGTGCAAAACAGTTGGGCCAG GAAATATCACTTCTGAGCCGTCTGCAACATCCAAATATTGTACGATACTATGGATCTGAAACG GTTGAAGATAAGCTTTATATATACCTGGAGTTTGTGTCCGGTGGATCCATCCACAAACTTCTCCAGGAGTATGGACAGTTTGGTGAACAAGCAATTCGGAATTATACTAAGCAAATACTTTTGGGCTTAGCTTTTTTGCACGCGACGAATACAGTTCACAG GGATATTAAAGGTGCAAACATATTAGTAGACCCTAAAGGCCGCGTAAAGCTTGCTGACTTCGGAATGGCGAAACAC ATCAATGGGCAGCAGTGTCCTTTCTCACTTAAGGGTAGCCCATACTGGATGGCTCCTGAG GTTATAAAGAATTCGAGCGGATGCAACCTTGCTGTTGACATATGGAGTTTAGGATGCACAGTTCTAGAGATGGCTACCTCAAAACCTCCATGGAGCGAATATGAAGGG ATTGCTGCAATGTTCAAGATAGGTAACAGCAAGGAGCTTCCACCAATACCGGACCACCTTTCTGAAGAGGGCAAGGATTTCATACGTCAGTGCCTGCAACGTGATCCATCTAGCCGTCCAACAGCTGTGGATCTTTTGCAGCATTCATTTGTACGAAGTGCATCACCACTTGAAAGACCAGCTGCCTCTGTTCCATTGGAACAGTTGGCTGCTATATCTTGCAAACCAATTTCTAAG GTGGTTGGGCAGGCCAAAAATATGCCCTCTTTGGGCTTGGAAGGGCAATCCATTTACCAAAGAAGAGCTGCCAAGTTTTCTTCAACAAACAG TGGGATTCATATTTGGAGTAATACATCTTGCCCAGTTTCTCCGTGTGGAAGCCCTCTTCTAAGGTCAAGATCCCCACAACATCAAAATGGTAGAATGTCACCATCTCCAATTTCTAGCCCCAGAGCTACTTCTGGTGCTTCCAGTCCTGTGGGAGGTGTCCATGGAGCTATTCCGTTTAGCCATGCCAGACAACCAGCTTACAGCAATGAGGGATTCACAATTGCACCGAGAGGCCTTGATAAAAACTTGCCTACCAGGCCTCCGGATCCGGTCCTTGGTCATTTTGGTAGAGCGCAGCAATTCTCGACAGGCACTCAGGAGAGGGTGATCTCTGAATGTGACATTCTGAGACCTCAGACTGGAAAAATGAGACGGCTCAATGTGCAAGATTTGAATGCTACCACATTGCCTTCCAAGCATGTTTCTCAGCATGGCTCTGGGAGTCACGTGAGGCTAAAACCTTCACTGGACTTGACATCTGGTAATCAGCGCCTTGTGCGCAACCATGGTCATTGA